From the Musa acuminata AAA Group cultivar baxijiao chromosome BXJ1-2, Cavendish_Baxijiao_AAA, whole genome shotgun sequence genome, one window contains:
- the LOC135607783 gene encoding NAC domain-containing protein 75-like isoform X2 has protein sequence MDLSHISSSNLIDAKLEEHRMCGASQCPSCGHRLDRKPDWVGLPAGVKFDPTDQELIEHLEAKVEAAGLKSHPLIDEFIPTIEGEDGICYTHPEKLPGVTKDGLSKHFFHRPSKAYTTGTRKRRKIQTECDLQRGETRWHKTGKTRPVMVNGKQKGCKKILVLYTNFGKNRKPEKTNWVMHQYHLGELEEEKEGELVVSKIFYQTQPRQCHWSDKNAAAAATVEGMDQRRDSGSGSCSSKEVIGQRDEISSGPVISGYGGMEMRHHHHLKPDNFSFSPFRKSFEEQASLGEAAAKRGEHEHHQIIQEQQQQQSHGDRSMALHITRPTNLMSTFVSPPPIQQTSIVLDDPYHVSVLQADKYQQQQQQKLDHRSTSGLEELIMGCTSSGTKGEALIPQTQETEWQYSYWSPDNRDHHG, from the exons ATGGATTTGAGTCATATCAGCAGCTCCAATCTCATCGACGCCAAGCTCGAAGAGCACCGGATGTGTGGAGCCAGCCAGTGTCCAAGCTGTGGCCACAGATTAGATCGCAAGCCG GACTGGGTTGGGCTACCAGCAGGAGTCAAGTTCGATCCAACTGACCAGGAATTGATAGAGCATCTGGAAGCCAAGGTCGAAGCAGCAGGACTGAAGTCCCACCCTCTGATAGATGAGTTCATACCCACAATTGAAGGCGAAGATGGCATCTGCTACACTCATCCTGAGAAACTTCCAG GTGTGACGAAGGATGGCCTCAGCAAGCACTTCTTCCACAGGCCATCCAAGGCTTACACCACCGGCACGAGGAAGAGAAGGAAGATACAGACGGAGTGCGACCTCCAAAGGGGCGAGACCAGGTGGCACAAGACAGGCAAGACGAGGCCGGTGATGGTGAACGGGAAGCAGAAGGGGTGCAAGAAGATACTGGTCCTGTACACAAACTTCGGGAAGAACAGGAAGCCGGAGAAGACCAACTGGGTGATGCACCAGTACCACCTGGGGGagttggaggaagagaaggaaggtGAGCTTGTGGTGTCCAAAATATTCTACCAGACACAGCCAAGGCAGTGCCATTGGTCGGATAAGAATGCAGCAGCTGCAGCGACCGTGGAAGGGATGGACCAGAGGAgggacagcgggagcgggagctgcTCCTCCAAGGAGGTCATCGGCCAGAGAGACGAGATCTCTTCTGGGCCTGTCATCTCAGGGTACGGCGGCATGGAGATGCGCCACCACCACCATCTCAAGCCCGATAACTTCAGCTTTTCTCCCTTCAGGAAAAGCTTTGAGGAG CAGGCCAGCTTGGGAGAAGCTGCAGCCAAGAGAGGAGAGCATGAGCACCATCAGATAATCcaggaacagcagcagcagcaaagccaTGGCGACAGGAGCATGGCCTTGCACATTACGAGGCCTACAAACCTCATGTCTACCTTTGTCTCTCCTCCTCCGATCCAGCAGACGTCGATCGTTCTTGATGACCCCTATCACGTCTCTGTTCTTCAGGCTGACAAGTATCAG cagcaacaacaacagaaGCTGGATCACAGATCTACTTCTGGCCTGGAAGAATTGATAATGGGTTGCACTTCATCAGGCACAAAAGGA GAAGCACTAATTCCACAGACCCAAGAGACAGAATGGCAGTACTCATACTGGTCACCTGACAACCGAGATCATCATGGGTAA
- the LOC135607783 gene encoding NAC domain-containing protein 75-like isoform X3 produces the protein MDLSHISSSNLIDAKLEEHRMCGASQCPSCGHRLDRKPDWVGLPAGVKFDPTDQELIEHLEAKVEAAGLKSHPLIDEFIPTIEGEDGICYTHPEKLPGVTKDGLSKHFFHRPSKAYTTGTRKRRKIQTECDLQRGETRWHKTGKTRPVMVNGKQKGCKKILVLYTNFGKNRKPEKTNWVMHQYHLGELEEEKEGELVVSKIFYQTQPRQCHWSDKNAAAAATVEGMDQRRDSGSGSCSSKEVIGQRDEISSGPVISGYGGMEMRHHHHLKPDNFSFSPFRKSFEEASLGEAAAKRGEHEHHQIIQEQQQQQSHGDRSMALHITRPTNLMSTFVSPPPIQQTSIVLDDPYHVSVLQADKYQQQQQQQKLDHRSTSGLEELIMGCTSSGTKGEALIPQTQETEWQYSYWSPDNRDHHG, from the exons ATGGATTTGAGTCATATCAGCAGCTCCAATCTCATCGACGCCAAGCTCGAAGAGCACCGGATGTGTGGAGCCAGCCAGTGTCCAAGCTGTGGCCACAGATTAGATCGCAAGCCG GACTGGGTTGGGCTACCAGCAGGAGTCAAGTTCGATCCAACTGACCAGGAATTGATAGAGCATCTGGAAGCCAAGGTCGAAGCAGCAGGACTGAAGTCCCACCCTCTGATAGATGAGTTCATACCCACAATTGAAGGCGAAGATGGCATCTGCTACACTCATCCTGAGAAACTTCCAG GTGTGACGAAGGATGGCCTCAGCAAGCACTTCTTCCACAGGCCATCCAAGGCTTACACCACCGGCACGAGGAAGAGAAGGAAGATACAGACGGAGTGCGACCTCCAAAGGGGCGAGACCAGGTGGCACAAGACAGGCAAGACGAGGCCGGTGATGGTGAACGGGAAGCAGAAGGGGTGCAAGAAGATACTGGTCCTGTACACAAACTTCGGGAAGAACAGGAAGCCGGAGAAGACCAACTGGGTGATGCACCAGTACCACCTGGGGGagttggaggaagagaaggaaggtGAGCTTGTGGTGTCCAAAATATTCTACCAGACACAGCCAAGGCAGTGCCATTGGTCGGATAAGAATGCAGCAGCTGCAGCGACCGTGGAAGGGATGGACCAGAGGAgggacagcgggagcgggagctgcTCCTCCAAGGAGGTCATCGGCCAGAGAGACGAGATCTCTTCTGGGCCTGTCATCTCAGGGTACGGCGGCATGGAGATGCGCCACCACCACCATCTCAAGCCCGATAACTTCAGCTTTTCTCCCTTCAGGAAAAGCTTTGAGGAG GCCAGCTTGGGAGAAGCTGCAGCCAAGAGAGGAGAGCATGAGCACCATCAGATAATCcaggaacagcagcagcagcaaagccaTGGCGACAGGAGCATGGCCTTGCACATTACGAGGCCTACAAACCTCATGTCTACCTTTGTCTCTCCTCCTCCGATCCAGCAGACGTCGATCGTTCTTGATGACCCCTATCACGTCTCTGTTCTTCAGGCTGACAAGTATCAG cagcagcaacaacaacagaaGCTGGATCACAGATCTACTTCTGGCCTGGAAGAATTGATAATGGGTTGCACTTCATCAGGCACAAAAGGA GAAGCACTAATTCCACAGACCCAAGAGACAGAATGGCAGTACTCATACTGGTCACCTGACAACCGAGATCATCATGGGTAA
- the LOC103975365 gene encoding acid phosphatase 1 isoform X1 codes for MGPFGFLLLFFFLGVVAAESPQTILRTTTQAVAASAFAYDHLYCDSWRLSVETNNARFWRTVPFRCSEFVQEYMSGARYASDTDIVVDESLAFARSVQIANDGNDAWIFDVDETLLSNVPYYAINGFGTKVFNETSFNEWVDKARAPALAASLRLYEELLVSGFQLILLTGRNEAQRKATVENLLHAGYHSWRSLIFREDSDMGKPAVVFKSGRRAELEGQGFRILASSGDQWSDLLGFPMAQRSFKHPNPMYYIG; via the exons ATGGGGCCCTTCGGATTCCTtctactcttcttcttcctcggggTCGTGGCCGCCGAGTCACCCCAAACCATACTCCGGACCACGACCCAAgccgtcgccgcctccgcctTCGCCTACGACCACCTCTACTGCGACAGCTGGAGGCTCTCGGTGGAGACCAACAACGCCAGGTTCTGGCGGACGGTCCCGTTCCGGTGCAGCGAATTCGTGCAGGAGTACATGAGCGGCGCGCGGTACGCGTCGGACACCGACATCGTCGTGGATGAGTCGCTGGCCTTTGCACGAAGCGTCCAGATCGCCAATGACGGGAACGACGCCTGGATCTTTGACGTCGATGAGACGCTGCTCTCGAATGTACCCTATTATGCCATCAACGGATTCGG AACAAAGGTCTTCAATGAGACTTCATTCAATGAATGGGTAGATAAGGCAAGAGCACCAGCTTTAGCAGCAAGTCTAAGGCTGTATGAAGAGCTCTTGGTTAGTGGTTTTCAGCTTATTCTGCTTACTGGCCGAAATGAAGCTCAAAGGAAGGCCACTGTGGAGAATCTATTGCACGCTGGGTACCATTCTTGGAGAAGTCTCATATTTAG GGAGGACTCTGATATGGGCAAGCCTGCGGTGGTCTTCAAATCAGGAAGGCGGGCAGAGTTGGAAGGTCAAGGATTCAGGATTCTGGCCTCCTCAGGGGATCAATGGAGTGACTTGCTGGGGTTTCCGATGGCCCAACGATCTTTTAAACACCCAAATCCCATGTATTATATCGGTTGA
- the LOC103975365 gene encoding acid phosphatase 1 isoform X2, translated as MGPFGFLLLFFFLGVVAAESPQTILRTTTQAVAASAFAYDHLYCDSWRLSVETNNARFWRTVPFRCSEFVQEYMSGARYASDTDIVVDESLAFARSVQIANDGNDAWIFDVDETLLSNVPYYAINGFGEDSDMGKPAVVFKSGRRAELEGQGFRILASSGDQWSDLLGFPMAQRSFKHPNPMYYIG; from the exons ATGGGGCCCTTCGGATTCCTtctactcttcttcttcctcggggTCGTGGCCGCCGAGTCACCCCAAACCATACTCCGGACCACGACCCAAgccgtcgccgcctccgcctTCGCCTACGACCACCTCTACTGCGACAGCTGGAGGCTCTCGGTGGAGACCAACAACGCCAGGTTCTGGCGGACGGTCCCGTTCCGGTGCAGCGAATTCGTGCAGGAGTACATGAGCGGCGCGCGGTACGCGTCGGACACCGACATCGTCGTGGATGAGTCGCTGGCCTTTGCACGAAGCGTCCAGATCGCCAATGACGGGAACGACGCCTGGATCTTTGACGTCGATGAGACGCTGCTCTCGAATGTACCCTATTATGCCATCAACGGATTCGG GGAGGACTCTGATATGGGCAAGCCTGCGGTGGTCTTCAAATCAGGAAGGCGGGCAGAGTTGGAAGGTCAAGGATTCAGGATTCTGGCCTCCTCAGGGGATCAATGGAGTGACTTGCTGGGGTTTCCGATGGCCCAACGATCTTTTAAACACCCAAATCCCATGTATTATATCGGTTGA
- the LOC135607783 gene encoding NAC domain-containing protein 75-like isoform X1 → MDLSHISSSNLIDAKLEEHRMCGASQCPSCGHRLDRKPDWVGLPAGVKFDPTDQELIEHLEAKVEAAGLKSHPLIDEFIPTIEGEDGICYTHPEKLPGVTKDGLSKHFFHRPSKAYTTGTRKRRKIQTECDLQRGETRWHKTGKTRPVMVNGKQKGCKKILVLYTNFGKNRKPEKTNWVMHQYHLGELEEEKEGELVVSKIFYQTQPRQCHWSDKNAAAAATVEGMDQRRDSGSGSCSSKEVIGQRDEISSGPVISGYGGMEMRHHHHLKPDNFSFSPFRKSFEEQASLGEAAAKRGEHEHHQIIQEQQQQQSHGDRSMALHITRPTNLMSTFVSPPPIQQTSIVLDDPYHVSVLQADKYQQQQQQQKLDHRSTSGLEELIMGCTSSGTKGEALIPQTQETEWQYSYWSPDNRDHHG, encoded by the exons ATGGATTTGAGTCATATCAGCAGCTCCAATCTCATCGACGCCAAGCTCGAAGAGCACCGGATGTGTGGAGCCAGCCAGTGTCCAAGCTGTGGCCACAGATTAGATCGCAAGCCG GACTGGGTTGGGCTACCAGCAGGAGTCAAGTTCGATCCAACTGACCAGGAATTGATAGAGCATCTGGAAGCCAAGGTCGAAGCAGCAGGACTGAAGTCCCACCCTCTGATAGATGAGTTCATACCCACAATTGAAGGCGAAGATGGCATCTGCTACACTCATCCTGAGAAACTTCCAG GTGTGACGAAGGATGGCCTCAGCAAGCACTTCTTCCACAGGCCATCCAAGGCTTACACCACCGGCACGAGGAAGAGAAGGAAGATACAGACGGAGTGCGACCTCCAAAGGGGCGAGACCAGGTGGCACAAGACAGGCAAGACGAGGCCGGTGATGGTGAACGGGAAGCAGAAGGGGTGCAAGAAGATACTGGTCCTGTACACAAACTTCGGGAAGAACAGGAAGCCGGAGAAGACCAACTGGGTGATGCACCAGTACCACCTGGGGGagttggaggaagagaaggaaggtGAGCTTGTGGTGTCCAAAATATTCTACCAGACACAGCCAAGGCAGTGCCATTGGTCGGATAAGAATGCAGCAGCTGCAGCGACCGTGGAAGGGATGGACCAGAGGAgggacagcgggagcgggagctgcTCCTCCAAGGAGGTCATCGGCCAGAGAGACGAGATCTCTTCTGGGCCTGTCATCTCAGGGTACGGCGGCATGGAGATGCGCCACCACCACCATCTCAAGCCCGATAACTTCAGCTTTTCTCCCTTCAGGAAAAGCTTTGAGGAG CAGGCCAGCTTGGGAGAAGCTGCAGCCAAGAGAGGAGAGCATGAGCACCATCAGATAATCcaggaacagcagcagcagcaaagccaTGGCGACAGGAGCATGGCCTTGCACATTACGAGGCCTACAAACCTCATGTCTACCTTTGTCTCTCCTCCTCCGATCCAGCAGACGTCGATCGTTCTTGATGACCCCTATCACGTCTCTGTTCTTCAGGCTGACAAGTATCAG cagcagcaacaacaacagaaGCTGGATCACAGATCTACTTCTGGCCTGGAAGAATTGATAATGGGTTGCACTTCATCAGGCACAAAAGGA GAAGCACTAATTCCACAGACCCAAGAGACAGAATGGCAGTACTCATACTGGTCACCTGACAACCGAGATCATCATGGGTAA